A window from Solanum stenotomum isolate F172 chromosome 5, ASM1918654v1, whole genome shotgun sequence encodes these proteins:
- the LOC125864020 gene encoding pectinesterase-like has protein sequence MVVRSLDINKDPFRPQEKDEEILGDETPYLSAIGALMYRANNTRPDICFVVSLLAKFSSCPTRRHWKGAKHIFRYLQGTIDMDCCILMHPKCLNISHPPNVIVAKDGSENYNTIMAAVFASPNNSIAPYYIQIKQGIYEEYVQIDSWKTNIIFIGDGIDKTIITGNKSYGGGIGTYYTATVGKASADFCTFYRCQFDSFQDTVYAHRGKQFYRECTILGTNDFICGDAIAVFQDCLIEMRKPIKGQYIVITAQQRNDKTKPTGLVLQNCTLRLATPDAGDNVTMYLGRPWGNFSRTVIMNSYIDMLVNPRGWIEFEGMSRVQPYYLEYQNKGVGADIKRRVKWSSTTNDPRIVSNFTVRNFINGDKWIPSTVPHYLDLI, from the exons ATGGTTGTGAGATCTCTTGATATAAATAAAGATCCATTCCGACCTCAAGAAAAGGATGAAGAGATTCTTGGTGATGAAACACCATATCTCAGTGCTATCGGGGCACTAATGTACCGTGCCAACAATACCCGACCAGATATTTGCTTCGTAGTTAGTTTATTGGCGAAATTCAGCTCATGTCCAACAAGAAGACATTGGAAAGGTGCTAAACATATATTCAGATATCTTCAAGGAACAATTGATATGGATTGCTGTATTCTAATGCATCCAA AATGCCTAAATATTTCACATCCTCCAAATGTTATAGTAGCCAAGGATGGGTCGGAAAACTATAACACTATAATGGCAGCTGTATTCGCAAGTCCGAATAATAGTATTGCACCATACTATATTCAAATCAAACAAGGAATTTATGAAGAATATGTTCAAATCGACTCATGGAAAACGAACATCATTTTCATCGGAGATGGAATAGATAAAACGATAATAACGGGAAACAAGAGCTATGGAGGTGGAATAGGGACGTATTACACTGCTACCGTAGGTAA GGCATCTGCTGATTTCTGCACTTTTTATAGATGTCAATTTGATAGTTTTCAAGACACAGTATACGCACACCGCGGCAAACAGTTTTACAGAGAATGTACAATTTTGGGCACCAACGACTTCATTTGTGGTGATGCAATTGCAGTATTTCAAGATTGTTTAATTGAAATGCGTAAGCCCATAAAAGGTCAATATATCGTCATCACAGCACAACAAAGAAATGACAAGACTAAACCGACAGGACTCGTATTGCAAAATTGCACCTTAAGATTAGCAACTCCAGATGCAGGGGATAATGTAACTATGTACTTAGGCCGGCCGTGGGGAAATTTTTCACGTACCGTAATTATGAACAGTTACATAGATATGTTGGTAAATCCAAGAGGATGGATAGAATTTGAAGGAATGTCCAGAGTTCAACCATATTATTTGGAATATCAGAATAAAGGAGTCGGTGCAGATATAAAGAGGCGCGTGAAGTGGTCATCAACTACCAATGATCCTAGAATCGTATCAAATTTCACAGTCCGAAATTTCATAAACGGTGACAAATGGATTCCCTCCACAGTCCCACATTACTTAGATCTCATATAG